Proteins from one Syngnathus scovelli strain Florida chromosome 9, RoL_Ssco_1.2, whole genome shotgun sequence genomic window:
- the id4 gene encoding DNA-binding protein inhibitor ID-4, translating to MKAVPPAYPQDSSSYSSSSSSSSSSSNSSSSSRQHSLHYLTKQSLNAARSRMEEEDRHCLQYDMNDCYSRLKRLVPTIPQDKKVSKVEILQHVIDYILDLQLALETHPSLHKQAPQRTGTCVPLASNPSRTPLTVLNVDYHQRTSIVKKPEDSILCR from the exons ATGAAGGCTGTTCCCCCTGCGTACCCCCAGGACTCTTCGTCttactcttcttcctcctcctcctcctcctcctccagcaacagcagcagcagcagtcggCAGCACTCCCTCCACTATCTGACCAAGCAGAGCCTGAACGCCGCTCGGTCCAGGATGGAAGAGGAGGACCGCCACTGTTTGCAGTACGACATGAACGACTGCTACAGCCGACTGAAGCGACTGGTGCCCACCATCCCCCAGGATAAGAAAGTCAGCAAAGTGGAGATCCTACAGCACGTCATTGACTACATTCTGGACCTGCAATTGGCCCTGGAGACGCACCCTTCTCTCCACAAACAGGCGCCTCAGCGGACCGGAACGTGCGTTCCTCTGGCGTCCAACCCCAGCCGAACACCGCTTACAGTGCTTAACGTTGACTACCACCAG agGACATCAATTGTCAAAAAGCCTGAGGACTCAATTTTATGCCGCTGA